From the Zonotrichia leucophrys gambelii isolate GWCS_2022_RI chromosome 10, RI_Zleu_2.0, whole genome shotgun sequence genome, one window contains:
- the OAZ2 gene encoding LOW QUALITY PROTEIN: ornithine decarboxylase antizyme 2 (The sequence of the model RefSeq protein was modified relative to this genomic sequence to represent the inferred CDS: deleted 1 base in 1 codon), with the protein MINTQDSSILPLSNCPQLQCCRHIVPGPLWCSDAPHPLSKIPGGRGGGRDPSLSALIYKDEKITVSQDVPVHEGKPHIVHFQYKVTEVKTSSWDAVLSNQSLFVEIPDGLLADGSKEGLSALLEFAEEKMKVNYVFICFRKSREDRAPLLKTFSFLGFEIVRPGHPAVPARPDVMFMVYPLDQSSSSDEE; encoded by the exons TAGTATTTTACCTTTGAGTAactgtccccagctgcagtgctgcaggcacatCGTTCCAGGGCCTCTGTGGTGCTCC GATGCCCCTCACCCACTGTCGAAGATCCCCGGTGGGCGAGGGGGTGGCAGGGATCCTTCTCTTTCAGCTCTGATTTATAAG gaTGAGAAGATCACTGTTAGCCAAGATGTCCCAGTGCATGAAGGGAAGCCTCACATTGTCCACTTCCAGTACAAGGTCACAGAGGTGAAGACCTCCTCCTGGGATGCAGTGCTCTCAAACCAGAGCCTCTTTGTGGAAATCCCTGATGGATTATTAGCTGATGGAAGCAAAGAAGG GTTGTCAGCACTGCTGGAATTtgctgaagaaaaaatgaaagtcaACTATGTCTTCATCTGcttcagaaaaagcagagaagatCGAG CTCCACTCCTGAAGACGTTCAGCTTCTTGGGCTTTGAGATCGTGCGGCCCGGCCACCCCGCTGTCCCGGCACGGCCCGACGTGATGTTCATGGTGTACCCCCTGGATCAGAGCTCTTCCTCCGACGAAGAATAG